The following coding sequences are from one Augochlora pura isolate Apur16 chromosome 6, APUR_v2.2.1, whole genome shotgun sequence window:
- the LOC144470999 gene encoding uncharacterized protein LOC144470999, translating to MSRYLGLILVITSCGHVYGAKKCEGNGLGLKYVWGDALTDPMDCIGPNNQQYPSAVISRSAKNLWAGGRTARYHQPRTIDPESTRQALLHNYKVARGDYSMAMESSRNGRAFSSKESCGSAARLCKTRYNTTAPMYGVSLTSGQPVTIVQKFPDLLQQVVFEVCESKECDMVHGECTQTYVPYLFLVIPLGPVTLTGQDYVLVESGCVCKPRNSASATSEPPAVPSF from the exons ATGTCCAGGTACCTCGGTCTGATCCTCGTTATCACCAGCTGCGGCCACGTGTACGGCGCCAAGAAATGCGAAGGGAACGGGCTGGGTCTGAAGTACGTCTGGGGGGACGCGCTCACCGACCCGATGGACTGCATAGGTCCGAACAACCAGCAGTATCCGTC CGCCGTGATATCGAGAAGCGCGAAGAACCTGTGGGCGGGAGGCAGGACGGCTAGGTACCATCAACCGAGGACGATCGATCCTGAATCAACCAGGCAGGCGCTGCTCCACAACTACAAGGTCGCACGCGGAGACTATTCCATGGCGATGGAGAGCTCTCGGAACG GACGAGCGTTTTCTTCGAAAGAGTCCTGCGGCTCCGCGGCCAGATTATGCAAAACGAGGTACAACACCACGGCCCCCATGTACGGAGTCAGCTTAACCAGCGGCCAGCCGGTGACCATCGTCCAGAAGTTTCCCGATCTGCTACAGCAGGTTGTGTTCGAGGTCTGCGA GTCGAAAGAGTGCGACATGGTCCACGGCGAATGCACGCAGACCTACGTGCCCTACCTGTTTCTGGTGATACCGCTGGGACCGGTGACCCTGACCGGTCAAGATTACGTTCTGGTCGAGAGCGGTTGCGTCTGCAAGCCGAGGAATTCGGCGAGCGCCACGTCGGAGCCTCCGGCCGTCCCAAGCTTTTAA